A window of Acinetobacter sp. TR3 contains these coding sequences:
- a CDS encoding endonuclease domain-containing protein, which translates to MQPYNKNLKQRSCDLRNNMTDAEQLLWQRIRRKQILGLQFYRQKPILNFIVDFYCPKANLIIECDGGQHYTEEGLEADRARDQALGQLGLNVLRFDNRQVLTEIDVVIEFIFQTAQSRIPLNPPL; encoded by the coding sequence ATGCAACCTTACAATAAGAACTTAAAACAGCGATCTTGTGATTTACGCAACAATATGACTGATGCTGAGCAACTACTATGGCAAAGAATCAGACGTAAACAGATTTTAGGATTGCAGTTTTATAGACAGAAGCCAATTCTAAATTTTATTGTAGATTTTTATTGTCCCAAAGCAAATTTAATTATTGAATGTGATGGTGGGCAGCACTATACAGAAGAGGGATTGGAGGCTGATCGGGCGAGAGATCAAGCTTTGGGGCAGTTGGGGTTAAACGTGCTAAGGTTTGATAATAGGCAGGTTTTGACTGAAATTGATGTTGTTATTGAATTTATATTTCAAACCGCCCAATCCAGAATCCCCCTAAATCCCCCTTTATAA
- a CDS encoding glutaminase — protein sequence MKTPLPDYLAHVIDACDTDNSGRLADYIPELANANPNRLALALSTVDGEIYSVGDDEIEFTIQSMSKPFTYAYVLQKLGIDAVLDKVGVEPSGEAFNEISLGNDRRPKNPMINSGAITTHSLIPIKEGLQGAEILREFMSELAGRELRFDDAVYQSEVKTAYRNLSIGYMLRTVGILESDPVDIVNGYIRQCSILVTVKDLVRMGSVLANGGIDPKTGKRLLNRVVVRQVLSVMMSCGMYDAAGDWLTTVGIPAKSGVAGGILGVLPGQVSIAAFSPKLDEHGNSVRGIDILERLSRDMGLHLMEGTSSAQTIVQSHYLTGKNASLSVYVLRGVLKFTEAEMLLRTLQCEPVNKNTIVIDLSQISLIHDVGKRMFLEGIDRLIDDGHTLLLVDPEQRLDHARTHKDRVLHVYQNLEDLIEKHKEL from the coding sequence ATGAAAACGCCACTTCCTGATTATTTGGCACACGTAATTGATGCCTGTGATACTGATAATAGCGGTCGTCTAGCCGATTATATTCCTGAGTTAGCCAATGCCAATCCCAATCGGTTGGCTTTGGCATTGTCTACTGTAGATGGTGAAATCTATTCGGTGGGCGATGATGAGATCGAGTTTACGATTCAATCTATGTCTAAGCCTTTTACTTATGCCTATGTACTACAAAAGCTTGGAATAGATGCAGTATTAGACAAAGTGGGTGTTGAACCTTCTGGCGAAGCATTCAATGAGATTTCACTTGGGAACGATCGCCGTCCAAAAAACCCAATGATTAACTCAGGTGCAATCACCACACATTCATTGATTCCAATCAAAGAAGGGCTACAAGGCGCAGAAATTCTACGTGAGTTTATGAGCGAACTGGCTGGGCGTGAACTACGTTTTGATGATGCCGTCTATCAGTCCGAGGTAAAAACTGCCTATCGTAATCTTTCGATAGGGTATATGTTGCGAACCGTCGGGATTTTGGAGAGCGATCCTGTTGATATTGTGAATGGCTATATTCGTCAGTGTTCGATTTTGGTCACGGTGAAAGATCTCGTACGTATGGGAAGTGTTCTTGCCAATGGTGGGATTGATCCTAAAACAGGTAAACGATTATTGAATCGTGTAGTGGTACGCCAAGTCCTCAGTGTGATGATGAGTTGCGGCATGTATGATGCCGCTGGTGATTGGCTCACGACGGTTGGTATCCCAGCCAAAAGTGGTGTGGCAGGTGGGATATTGGGTGTATTGCCGGGGCAGGTCAGTATTGCAGCTTTTTCACCAAAGTTAGATGAACACGGTAATAGTGTTCGTGGTATTGATATTTTAGAACGGTTATCACGTGACATGGGCTTACATTTGATGGAAGGCACATCTTCGGCACAAACCATTGTACAAAGCCATTATCTGACAGGGAAAAATGCGTCATTAAGTGTGTATGTGCTGCGCGGTGTATTGAAATTTACTGAAGCGGAAATGTTGTTACGGACTTTGCAGTGTGAACCTGTGAATAAGAATACAATCGTGATTGATTTGAGCCAGATTTCACTGATTCATGATGTAGGTAAACGGATGTTTTTAGAGGGGATTGATCGTTTGATTGATGATGGTCATACCTTGCTTTTGGTTGACCCCGAACAGCGTTTGGATCATGCACGAACGCATAAAGATCGGGTGTTGCATGTTTATCAGAATCTAGAGGATTTGATTGAGAAGCATAAAGAGCTGTAG